GTTACAGCTGAGTTGGTTAATTATGTTTTGAGCTTTTAGTGAAGCAACAAAAAAGCCCCGCATAGCGAGGCTTTGTAGGAAGCGAAGAAATTAAGCTATGTGAACAGCGCCACTCCAGCGTAGGATTTCTCCATTAACTTCTAATTGATGCTGAGTTTCTGGTTTCACGTTTGCCTGGTTAGAAATACACACGGTAATTTGTTTTCCAGACACCAAATGAATTGCTACAGCTGACGCCACTTTGTTGTGAGCCAATACTTCAACTGACACCACTTGGCCGCGTGCTTCGGTACTTGCTTCAATGGCTTCATTAAAGTAGCCATGAGTTTCGAACACGTTGGCAAACAAGTGATCTTTAGCTTGCTGGCGTAGCAATAATACTGGTTCGCTACGTAAGTTGAAATCTGGATCGTTAGCACCGGTGCGCGCCATAATCACTTGGCTATTCGCTACCGCAGAACTCACCATCGAGTAATAGCTATTACCTTGTAACCAAGTGATTAAGCTTGAGCCATCAACTTCAGCAGTTGCTTGGTGCCACAGGTGCTGGTAACCATGGCTTTCACCAAGTGGTTTAAGGCGAGCGTTGCATTCGTAGTTAAAATCGCTGCGAATAAACTGGCCAGAATAGTGTATTGCGTAGTCATAGTTATGCTCTTGCTCACTCACTAGGCGGAATAAATCCAGGACTAATGGCTTAGCAAAACCTTCCACTTCAAACATGATTACACTGCGCTGTTGGTCTACGCCAGGGTAGTAGTTACGCACAAACGCACTCATTGCTTGTAGCTTGTTGTCACCACTTACAAAGAAGTGTTGTTCGCCCCATTTTTCTTCAGCAGTGGCAGTATTACCTTGGTTTTGGCTTTGGTAATCCACTACTACTGTGTTGTGAGCAATGGTTTGCTTAGCGTAGCTTTTGTTTTCTGGAATATAGCGACCACCAAACTTAGGCTCTATATTTACCCAGCGACCGAAGCCGTAATCATGCAAAACTTCTTGGCCACGGTTGAATAGGTTGAAGTGCAAGCCATCAAAGTGGCCGTGGTCTAATGCTGAATGTAGCTTGTGGTCACTACCATGTTGGCCAAACCATAACAGCGCCATGCTGTCATCTTGCTGAGCATCTCGGTGTCGTAATATAGCTACGCCACCGCGGTCGCCTTCGGCGCCATCTGTTAAAACTAAGCTGCCCCAGTTAAAGCCACCAATGCTTGCTGCGTTTTCGCTAGCATCCGATAAGCTGGCTCCAGAGCCATGTACCCAAACTTTGGCTTGGTGTTTAGCCATGGCCACTAAGTTGGCGTCACGTAGGTAACGGCTAAAGCACATGCTAGTGGCAATTAAGATACCTTCGTCTTTAATGTCCATGGATTTAGATGAATCATTAAGCGCTGGTAATACACCATTTGGAAAGGCAGTGGCCATTACTGCGTAAGTAGTGGTTTTAATCACCTGGTCTTTGAGTTGGTAAATACCAATCTCTGGTTGGCGACGCTCAAT
The Agarivorans aestuarii DNA segment above includes these coding regions:
- a CDS encoding heparinase II/III domain-containing protein produces the protein MTYQPLLISFEEAKELAKHLNTDSLMGQSIAAEVAALEAYMPLGIEIPGHGEAGGYEHNRHKQNYIHLDLAGRLYLITEDQRYLDYARSMLVEYAKVYPTLELNTSRDTNPPGRLFHQTLNENMWMLYASCAYSCIRHKLAEDEQQLIENDLFKLMIELFVDVYAHDFDIVHNHGLWAVAGVGICGYAIQDQASVDKALYGLKGDSVSGGFIAQLTQLFSPDGYYMEGPYYHRFSLRPIFLFAEAIERRQPEIGIYQLKDQVIKTTTYAVMATAFPNGVLPALNDSSKSMDIKDEGILIATSMCFSRYLRDANLVAMAKHQAKVWVHGSGASLSDASENAASIGGFNWGSLVLTDGAEGDRGGVAILRHRDAQQDDSMALLWFGQHGSDHKLHSALDHGHFDGLHFNLFNRGQEVLHDYGFGRWVNIEPKFGGRYIPENKSYAKQTIAHNTVVVDYQSQNQGNTATAEEKWGEQHFFVSGDNKLQAMSAFVRNYYPGVDQQRSVIMFEVEGFAKPLVLDLFRLVSEQEHNYDYAIHYSGQFIRSDFNYECNARLKPLGESHGYQHLWHQATAEVDGSSLITWLQGNSYYSMVSSAVANSQVIMARTGANDPDFNLRSEPVLLLRQQAKDHLFANVFETHGYFNEAIEASTEARGQVVSVEVLAHNKVASAVAIHLVSGKQITVCISNQANVKPETQHQLEVNGEILRWSGAVHIA